In Listeria monocytogenes, the following proteins share a genomic window:
- a CDS encoding ABC transporter permease: MSKRLQALVIPVTAVILGLICGAIIMLIFGYDPIAGYSALIQGVIGENFYIGETIRQATPYILVGLSVAVAFKAGLFNIGAEGQMLMGWLGSIIIAVNFDGLTKWIHLPLAIITGMVFGAIWAFIPGILKATLRVNEVIVTIMLNYTALYIFNYVVQNLLTDGLDKTQEIHASASLQSELLQSLTDYSSLHWGILIALGFAIIIWIMLNKTTFGYEIEAVGFNENASQYAGMSVKKTIVFSMVIAGALAGLGGVMEGLGTYGTAYVLTSSPGIGFDGIAVALLGGSSPIGIVFSAILFGALKVGALNMPAVAGVPNELVNVIIALIIFFVASSYIIRWAMAKFKKGAKAE, from the coding sequence ATGTCTAAACGACTTCAAGCATTAGTTATCCCAGTTACTGCCGTTATCCTTGGACTTATCTGTGGTGCGATTATTATGCTTATTTTTGGATATGACCCAATTGCTGGTTATTCAGCTCTGATTCAAGGTGTTATCGGAGAAAATTTCTATATTGGTGAAACTATTCGTCAAGCTACACCGTATATTTTAGTTGGTCTGTCTGTTGCTGTGGCATTTAAAGCTGGACTTTTCAACATCGGTGCAGAAGGTCAAATGTTGATGGGATGGTTAGGTTCAATCATCATTGCAGTAAACTTTGACGGTTTAACAAAATGGATTCATTTACCACTTGCGATTATTACTGGTATGGTATTCGGTGCGATTTGGGCATTCATTCCAGGTATTTTAAAAGCAACTTTACGCGTAAATGAAGTTATTGTAACAATCATGTTGAATTATACAGCACTTTATATTTTCAACTATGTGGTACAAAACTTACTTACAGATGGTCTAGATAAAACGCAAGAAATTCATGCGTCCGCGTCGTTACAATCTGAATTATTACAATCACTTACTGATTACTCCTCACTACACTGGGGAATATTGATTGCCCTTGGTTTCGCAATTATTATTTGGATAATGTTAAATAAAACTACTTTCGGTTATGAAATCGAAGCAGTTGGATTTAACGAAAATGCATCACAATATGCTGGTATGAGTGTTAAGAAAACAATCGTCTTTTCCATGGTTATTGCCGGAGCACTTGCTGGTCTTGGTGGTGTAATGGAAGGCCTTGGAACATACGGAACAGCATATGTATTAACTTCTTCTCCTGGAATAGGATTTGACGGTATTGCCGTTGCATTACTCGGAGGAAGTTCTCCTATTGGGATTGTCTTCTCTGCCATCTTGTTCGGTGCACTGAAAGTCGGAGCTCTAAACATGCCAGCAGTTGCAGGTGTTCCAAACGAATTGGTCAATGTAATTATCGCTCTGATTATCTTCTTTGTGGCATCCAGCTACATTATCCGCTGGGCGATGGCAAAATTTAAGAAGGGGGCGAAAGCAGAATGA
- the yfmH gene encoding EF-P 5-aminopentanol modification-associated protein YfmH codes for MEKITFEQVKEAVFHERMANGLQVYLLPKQGFSKTYAVFTTNYGAIDNNFVPIGETEFTKVPDGIAHFLEHKMFEKEDGDVFFKFGEKGAFTNAFTSFTKTAYLFSSTSRVEENLETLIDFVQEPYFTEETVEKEKGIIGQEIRMYDDDPDFRAYFGVIENMYHNHPVKIDIAGTVESIAEINKDLLYLCYNTFYHPSNMVLFVVGNLEPEQMMDLIRANQAKKEFAEAAPIKRHFPEEPKTVAVKERKIHFPVQIAKNLVGIKEDIGSLEGQAALKQEIIGDVALEMLFGTTSDTYLKLYNEGIIDDTFGYDYTLQDSFSFVLVGGDAKDPDKQTVKIKEAIQIAAKNGLSEADLALVKRKRIGQFLRSLNSPEFIANQFSQYVMKSASLFDILPLMEKVTLDEVNTFVKNLDEEERTTSFQLLPEK; via the coding sequence ATGGAAAAAATAACATTTGAGCAAGTAAAAGAAGCAGTCTTTCATGAAAGAATGGCAAATGGCTTACAAGTGTATCTTCTTCCAAAACAAGGATTTAGTAAAACTTACGCTGTATTCACAACAAATTACGGAGCAATTGATAATAATTTCGTCCCAATTGGTGAAACAGAATTCACGAAAGTACCAGACGGGATTGCCCATTTCTTAGAACATAAAATGTTTGAAAAAGAAGACGGTGATGTATTCTTCAAATTTGGCGAAAAAGGCGCGTTTACGAATGCATTTACCTCTTTCACAAAAACAGCGTATCTTTTCTCAAGTACTTCGCGAGTGGAAGAAAACTTGGAAACGTTGATTGACTTTGTACAAGAGCCGTATTTCACGGAAGAAACTGTTGAAAAAGAGAAAGGCATTATCGGTCAAGAAATCAGAATGTATGATGATGATCCAGATTTTCGAGCTTATTTTGGCGTAATCGAAAACATGTACCATAATCACCCAGTAAAAATCGATATTGCAGGAACCGTAGAATCGATTGCTGAAATTAACAAAGATTTACTGTATCTTTGCTATAACACTTTCTATCACCCTAGCAACATGGTCCTTTTTGTTGTAGGGAATTTGGAACCAGAACAAATGATGGACCTGATTCGTGCCAATCAAGCAAAAAAAGAATTCGCTGAAGCTGCACCAATCAAACGTCATTTCCCTGAAGAGCCAAAAACAGTTGCAGTGAAAGAACGTAAAATTCATTTCCCTGTTCAAATTGCTAAGAACCTTGTAGGGATTAAAGAAGATATTGGCTCTTTAGAAGGCCAAGCTGCTTTAAAACAAGAAATCATTGGTGATGTAGCCTTGGAAATGCTCTTTGGCACAACCTCTGACACGTACTTGAAATTATACAACGAAGGAATCATTGACGATACATTTGGCTATGATTACACCTTACAAGATAGCTTCTCGTTCGTATTAGTTGGTGGAGACGCCAAAGATCCAGATAAACAAACTGTAAAAATTAAAGAAGCAATTCAGATAGCCGCTAAGAATGGTTTAAGTGAAGCAGATTTAGCATTAGTAAAACGCAAACGAATTGGTCAGTTTTTACGCTCACTAAATTCACCAGAGTTTATTGCTAATCAATTTAGCCAGTACGTTATGAAATCTGCCTCTTTATTTGATATCTTACCTTTAATGGAAAAAGTTACTCTAGATGAAGTAAATACTTTTGTTAAAAATTTGGATGAAGAAGAGCGAACAACTAGTTTTCAGCTACTTCCTGAAAAATAA
- a CDS encoding competence/damage-inducible protein A, whose translation MASAEIIAVGTELLLGQIVNSNAAFISQELAADGIYVYHHTVVGDNPARLKEVIEIAENRSDILIFTGGLGPTEDDITKQILAAHLQKQLVEDEYHMNKINEYFTSRNRAMTENNKLQAVIIEDSIVLNNDFGFAAGMYLRENNHTYVLLPGPPSEMKPMFTSYANPLLLSESGDQNILESKIMRFFGIGESQLAADLNDLIVTQVNPTIATYAGDNEVVVRITATAKTKEEASRLVKDTEEEILRRDGTFLYGYGEVSLSELVTAMLLEKELTISAAESFTAGLFQAEIARFPGISKIFKGGMVTYSEETKQSILQVSPQVIKEKGVVSAECAKEMAENVSRLCKTDIGISFTGVAGPDSLEGHPAGTIWIGLSVKGYETEAFQFVYGRDRNHNRRRAVKQGFQLIKQFLDAN comes from the coding sequence ATGGCAAGTGCGGAAATCATTGCTGTAGGAACAGAACTATTACTTGGACAAATTGTTAATTCTAATGCTGCGTTTATTTCACAAGAATTAGCTGCAGACGGAATATATGTATATCATCACACGGTAGTTGGAGATAATCCGGCGCGTTTAAAAGAAGTAATTGAAATCGCTGAAAACCGAAGTGACATTTTAATCTTTACCGGCGGACTTGGACCGACTGAGGATGATATTACAAAACAAATCTTAGCTGCTCATCTACAAAAGCAATTAGTGGAAGATGAATACCATATGAATAAAATTAATGAGTATTTCACTTCTAGGAATAGGGCTATGACCGAAAATAATAAATTACAAGCGGTTATTATTGAAGATTCCATCGTATTAAATAATGATTTTGGCTTTGCGGCTGGAATGTACTTAAGAGAAAACAATCATACTTACGTTTTACTACCAGGTCCACCATCTGAAATGAAACCAATGTTTACAAGCTATGCTAACCCATTACTTTTAAGCGAAAGTGGCGATCAAAACATTTTAGAATCCAAAATTATGCGCTTTTTCGGTATTGGAGAATCACAATTAGCTGCGGATTTAAATGATTTGATTGTCACACAAGTCAACCCGACGATTGCGACCTATGCTGGTGATAATGAAGTCGTGGTTCGCATCACAGCGACAGCTAAAACAAAAGAAGAAGCAAGCAGACTTGTGAAGGATACCGAAGAAGAAATATTGCGCCGAGATGGTACCTTTTTATATGGATATGGAGAGGTGTCATTGTCTGAATTAGTTACGGCGATGTTACTTGAAAAAGAACTTACCATCTCTGCTGCAGAAAGTTTCACTGCTGGTTTGTTCCAAGCAGAAATTGCCCGCTTTCCTGGCATTTCGAAAATTTTCAAGGGTGGTATGGTGACATACAGTGAAGAAACAAAACAATCTATATTACAAGTATCTCCCCAAGTAATAAAAGAAAAAGGCGTTGTTAGTGCGGAATGTGCAAAGGAAATGGCTGAAAATGTAAGCCGCCTTTGTAAGACGGATATTGGAATCAGTTTTACAGGTGTTGCAGGCCCAGATAGTTTAGAAGGTCATCCTGCTGGTACTATTTGGATTGGGTTAAGCGTTAAAGGTTATGAAACAGAGGCTTTTCAGTTTGTTTATGGAAGAGATCGAAACCATAATCGCCGCCGTGCAGTAAAACAAGGATTTCAGTTAATTAAACAATTTTTAGACGCGAATTAG
- the pgsA gene encoding CDP-diacylglycerol--glycerol-3-phosphate 3-phosphatidyltransferase — protein sequence MNLPNKLTVIRIFMIPIFVILCVVPFDWGSVTWLDSTIPVTSLVATIIFIVAALTDWFDGHLARKYNLITNFGKFADPMADKLLVAAAFIILVEMHIAPSWVVILIISRELAVTGLRLLLVEGGEVLAAGQLGKIKTFTQMIAIPLMLLNNFPFAWTGIRVDLVFLYVCAFFAVWSGIDYFYKNRGVFKGSM from the coding sequence ATGAATTTACCTAATAAATTGACGGTTATCCGAATTTTTATGATACCAATTTTTGTCATTCTTTGTGTAGTGCCATTTGACTGGGGAAGCGTTACTTGGCTTGATTCCACTATTCCGGTAACTAGTTTAGTAGCAACTATTATTTTCATTGTAGCGGCTCTTACAGACTGGTTTGATGGACATTTAGCTCGTAAGTATAATTTGATTACTAACTTCGGGAAATTCGCTGACCCGATGGCTGATAAACTACTTGTAGCTGCGGCATTTATTATTCTTGTAGAAATGCATATCGCTCCATCTTGGGTAGTTATTCTAATTATCAGCCGTGAATTAGCTGTTACAGGCCTTCGTTTACTTTTAGTAGAAGGCGGAGAAGTCCTTGCAGCTGGTCAACTTGGAAAAATTAAAACGTTCACCCAAATGATTGCTATTCCGCTTATGTTATTAAATAACTTCCCATTTGCTTGGACTGGCATTCGCGTAGATTTAGTGTTCTTGTATGTATGTGCATTCTTTGCAGTATGGTCAGGAATCGATTATTTCTACAAAAATCGCGGTGTTTTCAAAGGATCAATGTAA
- the rny gene encoding ribonuclease Y, giving the protein MTIAITIISSLLFLIVGLVVGSLIFKSSTEKKLAAARGTAELIVEDAKKEAETTKKEALLEAKEENHRLRTEIENELRGRRTETQKAENRLLQREENLDRKDTSLSKREATLERKEESISKRQQQIEEKESKLAEMIQAEQTELERISALSKEEAKSIILNQVEDELTHDTAIMVKESENRAKEESDKKAKNILSLAIQRCAADHVAETTVSVVTLPNDEMKGRIIGREGRNIRTLETLTGIDLIIDDTPEAVILSGFDPIRREIARIALEKLVQDGRIHPARIEEMVDKARKEVDEHIREVGEQATFEVGIHSIHPDLIKILGRLRYRTSYGQNVLNHSLEVSKLAGILAGELGEDVTLAKRAGLLHDIGKAIDHEIEGSHVEIGVELATKYKENDVVINSIASHHGDTEATSVIAVLVAAADALSAARPGARSETLENYIRRLEKLEEISESYDGVEKSYAIQAGREVRIIVEPDTIDDLSSYRLARDIRKRIEEELDYPGHIKVTVIRETRAVEYAK; this is encoded by the coding sequence ATGACAATCGCAATCACGATCATCTCCAGTTTGCTTTTCTTAATCGTCGGTCTAGTTGTTGGTTCTCTAATTTTTAAATCTAGTACAGAGAAAAAACTGGCTGCTGCAAGGGGGACTGCTGAATTAATTGTAGAGGATGCGAAGAAAGAAGCAGAAACTACAAAAAAAGAAGCATTGCTTGAAGCGAAGGAAGAGAATCATAGGTTACGTACTGAAATCGAAAATGAACTTCGTGGGCGAAGAACAGAGACACAGAAAGCAGAAAATCGCTTATTGCAAAGGGAGGAAAACCTCGACCGTAAAGATACTTCTTTAAGTAAACGAGAAGCTACACTTGAAAGAAAAGAGGAGAGTATCAGTAAACGTCAACAACAAATTGAAGAGAAAGAAAGCAAACTAGCTGAGATGATTCAAGCGGAGCAGACAGAACTCGAAAGAATTTCTGCGCTCAGCAAAGAGGAAGCGAAATCTATCATCCTTAACCAGGTAGAAGATGAATTAACACATGATACAGCAATCATGGTCAAAGAATCAGAAAACCGGGCCAAGGAAGAGTCGGATAAAAAAGCAAAGAATATTCTCTCACTAGCTATCCAGCGTTGTGCAGCTGATCATGTGGCAGAAACAACGGTATCTGTTGTTACCTTACCAAATGATGAGATGAAAGGTCGGATTATCGGACGTGAAGGCCGTAATATCCGCACGCTTGAGACGTTAACGGGGATTGATTTGATAATTGATGATACACCGGAAGCAGTAATTCTTTCCGGATTTGATCCAATTCGACGTGAAATCGCTAGAATCGCCTTAGAAAAACTTGTTCAAGATGGAAGAATCCATCCAGCTCGAATTGAAGAAATGGTGGACAAAGCCCGTAAAGAGGTGGACGAACACATTCGCGAAGTCGGGGAACAAGCAACATTTGAAGTTGGAATTCATTCCATCCATCCTGATTTGATAAAAATTCTTGGCCGCTTGCGTTACCGTACTAGTTACGGACAAAACGTTCTTAACCACTCACTCGAAGTTTCGAAACTTGCAGGAATTCTTGCAGGAGAGCTTGGCGAAGACGTTACGCTTGCTAAACGGGCCGGACTACTTCATGACATTGGTAAAGCAATTGACCATGAAATTGAAGGCAGTCACGTTGAAATCGGCGTGGAACTTGCTACCAAATACAAAGAAAATGATGTGGTAATCAATAGTATTGCTTCCCATCACGGAGATACAGAAGCTACTTCTGTTATCGCAGTATTGGTTGCAGCAGCGGATGCACTTTCTGCTGCAAGACCAGGAGCTCGTAGTGAAACGCTTGAAAATTACATCCGTCGTTTAGAAAAATTAGAAGAAATTTCTGAGTCTTACGATGGTGTAGAAAAATCTTATGCTATCCAAGCAGGACGTGAAGTACGTATCATCGTTGAACCAGATACAATTGATGATCTTTCTTCTTACCGCCTTGCACGCGACATAAGAAAACGAATTGAAGAGGAATTAGATTATCCTGGTCACATTAAAGTGACTGTCATTCGTGAAACAAGAGCAGTTGAATACGCTAAATAA
- a CDS encoding ABC transporter permease → MTAILATIVSSTLLMAGPLIFTALGGVYSERGGVVNIGLEGMMVMGAFSAIVFNLTFQDTFGNLTPWISLIAAMVVGGLFSLVHAVATINFRADHVISGVAINFLATGLSLFLVKVIYDKGQTDQIKYYFGKPDIPVLSDIPVIGDIFFKNIPVMSYVAIIFAIVSWFIIYKTRFGLRLRSVGEHPLAADTMGIKVRWMRYQGVIISGILGGLGGAVYAQSFTLDFGHATISGQGYMALAAMIFGKWNPLGAMGAAIFFGFAQCLAITGGSLPFFKDIPDVYLQIAPYVLTILALVGFIGKSEAPKADGVNYIKGK, encoded by the coding sequence ATGACAGCCATTTTAGCGACAATTGTTTCTAGTACACTGCTTATGGCAGGCCCACTAATTTTTACTGCTCTCGGGGGCGTTTATTCAGAACGAGGCGGTGTGGTCAATATTGGACTAGAAGGTATGATGGTTATGGGAGCATTCTCTGCTATCGTCTTTAACCTTACTTTCCAAGATACTTTCGGCAATTTAACTCCTTGGATATCACTTATCGCGGCGATGGTCGTTGGGGGATTATTCTCTCTTGTACATGCCGTTGCAACAATTAACTTCCGCGCTGACCACGTAATCAGTGGTGTAGCGATTAACTTTTTAGCAACTGGTCTATCTTTATTCCTTGTAAAAGTAATTTACGATAAAGGCCAAACAGACCAAATTAAGTACTATTTTGGTAAACCGGATATTCCTGTTTTGAGTGATATTCCAGTCATTGGTGATATTTTCTTCAAAAACATTCCGGTAATGAGTTATGTAGCGATTATTTTCGCTATTGTATCTTGGTTTATTATTTACAAAACACGCTTTGGTCTTCGTCTTCGTTCTGTAGGGGAACATCCTCTTGCAGCAGATACAATGGGAATCAAAGTTCGCTGGATGAGATACCAAGGGGTTATCATTTCTGGTATCCTTGGTGGTCTAGGTGGTGCGGTTTACGCCCAATCCTTTACACTTGATTTCGGACACGCAACTATTTCCGGTCAAGGTTATATGGCCCTTGCGGCGATGATTTTTGGTAAATGGAACCCACTTGGAGCAATGGGGGCAGCTATTTTCTTCGGATTTGCGCAATGTTTGGCAATTACCGGCGGATCGCTACCATTCTTCAAAGACATTCCAGACGTTTACTTACAAATTGCGCCTTATGTATTAACTATCCTAGCGCTTGTTGGCTTTATCGGTAAATCCGAAGCGCCAAAAGCAGATGGTGTGAACTACATTAAAGGTAAATAA
- a CDS encoding RodZ family helix-turn-helix domain-containing protein yields MTELGDKLKQARREKGLSLDDLQQVTKIQKRYLVAIEEGNYAVMPGKFYARAFIKQYAEAVGLDSATLFDEFESEVPETPQQEVVNNEPTRVQSKRNPMPAQSVGNQGNARNRFFDILPKILIALFIVFILFIVWFFLLNKQDNSTEKVKTDTNNPTVKVEDSTKSKDTSKDTEKKDTTTEEDKSTETKDKTEDTAKEVEVTKGETSGNATTYTVKNTDKMTLSLSATGDSWIGVSDANGSTIQNVTLSTQNPSTEIDLGDNKTVSIVIGNSPVTTVKINGKQLELAPDLVKQVLTINLEASDTSSDAE; encoded by the coding sequence TTGACAGAACTCGGTGATAAACTGAAACAAGCTAGACGTGAAAAAGGACTCAGTTTAGACGACTTGCAACAAGTAACGAAAATTCAAAAACGTTATTTGGTAGCGATTGAAGAAGGAAATTATGCTGTAATGCCTGGCAAATTTTATGCAAGAGCATTTATTAAACAATACGCAGAGGCCGTTGGGCTAGATAGCGCAACACTTTTCGACGAGTTTGAAAGCGAAGTTCCTGAAACACCGCAACAAGAAGTAGTAAACAATGAGCCAACACGAGTACAAAGTAAAAGAAATCCAATGCCTGCCCAATCCGTAGGCAATCAGGGTAATGCGCGTAATCGTTTCTTTGATATTTTACCAAAAATCCTTATCGCTTTATTTATTGTTTTCATCCTGTTCATCGTATGGTTTTTCTTGCTAAATAAACAAGACAACTCCACTGAAAAAGTGAAAACAGACACGAATAATCCTACTGTAAAAGTGGAAGATTCGACGAAAAGTAAGGATACAAGCAAAGATACTGAGAAAAAAGATACAACCACTGAAGAAGATAAATCAACAGAAACAAAGGATAAAACGGAAGATACAGCCAAAGAAGTCGAAGTGACTAAAGGGGAAACGTCTGGTAACGCCACTACGTACACAGTGAAAAATACCGATAAAATGACGCTATCACTTAGTGCAACTGGTGATTCTTGGATTGGTGTTTCCGATGCAAATGGTAGCACGATTCAAAATGTAACGCTATCCACTCAAAATCCGTCAACAGAAATTGATTTAGGTGACAACAAGACTGTTTCGATTGTTATCGGGAACTCTCCTGTTACCACTGTAAAAATCAATGGCAAACAGCTAGAACTTGCACCTGATCTTGTTAAACAAGTATTAACAATTAATTTAGAAGCAAGTGATACTAGCTCAGATGCTGAATAA
- the ymfI gene encoding elongation factor P 5-aminopentanone reductase — translation MDKEIKYAFVTGASGEIGQAICLSLARAGWNLYLHYYQNKQAVEKLLPQLLAEDVDVILIQADFDDLTSLTEMEKQVFQLDAFIHAAGHAHYGLFQDTTDINIAELWNVHMYMPMRLIRTFMPKLMKSSQGRIIFISSIWGEVGASMEVAYSTVKGAQIAFCRALSQEAGLSGITVNAVTPGVVETKMMDQFSDEEKEILRQEIPLNRFAQPEEIAETVEFLTSKKASYITGEVLRLNGGWLM, via the coding sequence TTGGATAAAGAGATAAAATATGCTTTTGTAACAGGGGCTAGCGGGGAAATAGGTCAAGCAATTTGTTTGTCACTTGCGAGAGCCGGTTGGAACTTGTATCTTCACTATTATCAAAATAAACAAGCAGTGGAAAAATTACTGCCACAATTACTAGCAGAAGATGTAGATGTTATACTGATTCAAGCTGATTTTGATGATTTAACAAGTTTAACAGAGATGGAGAAGCAAGTTTTTCAGCTAGATGCCTTTATTCATGCAGCAGGGCACGCCCATTATGGTTTATTCCAGGATACTACAGATATAAATATTGCTGAATTATGGAATGTGCATATGTATATGCCAATGCGATTAATTCGTACTTTTATGCCCAAATTAATGAAAAGTAGCCAAGGAAGAATTATTTTCATTAGTTCTATATGGGGAGAAGTTGGTGCATCAATGGAAGTAGCGTATTCAACTGTAAAAGGTGCGCAAATAGCCTTTTGCCGTGCGCTAAGTCAAGAGGCGGGACTTTCTGGAATAACAGTAAATGCCGTTACACCAGGGGTTGTAGAAACAAAAATGATGGATCAGTTTTCAGACGAGGAGAAAGAAATTCTTCGTCAAGAAATCCCGTTAAATCGTTTCGCCCAACCAGAAGAAATTGCAGAAACTGTAGAATTTTTGACAAGTAAAAAAGCAAGCTATATCACTGGAGAAGTTTTGCGCTTAAATGGCGGTTGGCTTATGTAA
- the recA gene encoding recombinase RecA, whose protein sequence is MNDRQAALDQALKQIEKQFGKGSIMKLGEHSDQNISTISSGSLALDIALGVGGYPRGRIIEVYGPESSGKTTVALHAIAEVQAQGGTAAFIDAEHALDPAYAKNLGVNIDELLLSQPDTGEQALEIAEALVRSGAVDMLVIDSVAALVPRAEIEGEMGDAHVGLQARLMSQALRKLSGVINKSKTIAIFINQIREKVGVMFGNPEITPGGRALKFYSTVRLEVRRAEQLKQGTDVMGNKTKIKVVKNKVAPPFRIAEVDIMYGEGISREGELVDMAAEVDVINKSGSWYSYKEERIGQGRENAKQYLKEHTDIRDEISKRVREEYEIDGSNKEPLDEGEETLSLLDDE, encoded by the coding sequence GTGAATGATCGTCAAGCGGCATTAGACCAAGCTTTAAAACAAATTGAAAAACAATTCGGTAAAGGTTCCATTATGAAATTAGGGGAACATTCAGATCAAAATATATCTACTATTTCTAGTGGCTCATTAGCATTAGATATTGCTTTAGGAGTTGGCGGATATCCTCGTGGACGTATTATTGAAGTATACGGACCAGAGAGTTCCGGTAAAACAACTGTTGCACTTCATGCTATTGCGGAAGTACAAGCACAAGGCGGAACAGCTGCATTTATCGATGCAGAACACGCGCTAGATCCAGCATATGCTAAAAATCTTGGCGTAAACATTGATGAATTACTACTATCTCAACCTGATACAGGAGAGCAAGCATTAGAAATTGCAGAAGCATTAGTTAGAAGTGGTGCTGTAGATATGCTAGTAATTGACTCCGTTGCAGCACTTGTACCACGTGCTGAAATCGAAGGGGAGATGGGTGATGCACACGTTGGTTTGCAAGCACGTTTAATGTCCCAAGCATTGCGTAAACTTTCCGGTGTTATTAATAAATCGAAAACCATTGCTATTTTCATTAACCAAATTCGTGAAAAAGTTGGTGTTATGTTTGGTAACCCAGAGATTACACCTGGTGGTCGTGCGCTTAAATTCTATTCGACTGTACGTTTAGAAGTAAGACGTGCAGAACAACTTAAGCAAGGTACAGATGTAATGGGTAACAAAACAAAAATTAAAGTTGTAAAAAACAAAGTAGCTCCTCCATTCCGTATTGCTGAAGTGGATATCATGTACGGTGAAGGTATTTCACGTGAAGGCGAGCTTGTTGATATGGCCGCTGAAGTGGATGTAATCAATAAGAGTGGTTCATGGTATTCTTACAAAGAAGAACGTATCGGCCAAGGTCGTGAAAACGCAAAACAATATCTGAAAGAACATACAGATATTCGTGATGAGATTTCAAAACGTGTTCGTGAAGAGTACGAAATCGACGGAAGCAATAAAGAACCTTTAGATGAAGGCGAAGAAACTTTAAGTTTACTAGATGATGAATAA
- the yfmF gene encoding EF-P 5-aminopentanol modification-associated protein YfmF yields the protein MTDKIFQEKVGPVALTIVPTQKYKSNKIVFKFRAPLERETVTKRALLSILLETNSEKYPTQTAFRKQLANLYGANFYTTTAKKGNEHVLTVIFDMIDGQYVSDGSHILEDAFAFIEQALFHPNVTNGAFNEETLAREKENLKSSLEGIYDDKIRFASKRLVEEMFRDDEFRFGSAGVLEDIDAITAKDLYEYYLQFIAEDAIEIFICGDITKEEVMPLIEKMDFAPRAERKGVFYTKEAPKVVRTIHEQQAINQGKLVLGYQTETLFGDDDFVALQLANGLLGGFANSKIFINVREKASLAYYASSRIDSFKGYMIISAGIDEVNYEQALKIIEEQVVAMKQGDFTEDELNQTKEMLINQLLETNDQAQGLIELVYNNVLRKANLDLENWITKIKQATKEEVVATINKIKPDTIYFLSKGGEELHGKNNI from the coding sequence ATGACAGACAAAATATTTCAAGAAAAAGTTGGTCCGGTTGCACTGACAATTGTTCCAACCCAAAAATATAAATCCAATAAAATTGTTTTCAAATTTCGCGCTCCATTAGAAAGAGAAACAGTAACTAAACGGGCTTTACTTTCGATATTATTAGAAACAAATAGTGAAAAATACCCAACTCAAACAGCTTTCAGAAAGCAATTAGCGAATCTTTACGGTGCTAATTTTTATACAACGACAGCTAAAAAAGGTAATGAACACGTATTAACTGTTATTTTCGATATGATTGATGGGCAATATGTATCGGACGGAAGCCACATTTTGGAAGATGCGTTTGCTTTTATAGAACAAGCATTATTCCATCCAAATGTGACAAATGGTGCTTTCAATGAAGAAACACTTGCTCGCGAAAAAGAGAACTTAAAAAGTAGTCTAGAAGGTATTTACGATGATAAAATTCGTTTTGCTTCTAAACGACTAGTAGAAGAAATGTTCCGCGATGATGAGTTTCGTTTTGGGTCAGCTGGCGTCTTAGAAGACATTGATGCTATCACAGCGAAAGATTTATATGAATACTACTTACAATTTATTGCAGAAGATGCGATTGAAATATTTATTTGTGGCGATATAACAAAAGAAGAAGTAATGCCACTTATCGAAAAAATGGATTTTGCGCCACGTGCTGAACGAAAAGGTGTTTTTTATACAAAAGAAGCTCCAAAAGTAGTGCGCACTATTCATGAGCAACAAGCGATTAATCAAGGGAAACTTGTACTTGGTTATCAAACAGAAACTTTATTCGGAGATGATGATTTCGTTGCACTTCAATTAGCGAATGGGCTTCTTGGCGGATTTGCTAATTCGAAAATCTTTATCAATGTGCGCGAAAAAGCGAGTCTAGCGTATTATGCTTCAAGCCGAATTGATTCTTTCAAAGGTTATATGATTATTTCAGCTGGAATTGATGAAGTAAATTACGAACAAGCATTAAAAATTATTGAAGAACAAGTAGTCGCGATGAAACAAGGCGATTTTACAGAGGATGAATTAAATCAAACGAAAGAAATGCTCATTAACCAATTGCTTGAAACAAATGATCAGGCGCAAGGCTTGATAGAACTGGTTTACAATAATGTTCTACGTAAAGCAAACTTAGACTTAGAAAATTGGATTACAAAAATCAAACAAGCAACCAAAGAAGAAGTAGTTGCTACTATCAATAAAATTAAACCAGATACCATTTATTTCTTAAGTAAGGGAGGAGAAGAACTTCATGGAAAAAATAACATTTGA